A region from the Vicia villosa cultivar HV-30 ecotype Madison, WI linkage group LG3, Vvil1.0, whole genome shotgun sequence genome encodes:
- the LOC131657278 gene encoding uncharacterized protein LOC131657278, producing MESIKQEILELRKEVVTLKAGMEHLTALVEALVAAQVNPPMMEERMAKVFLETLNSFFPKGTVVSTPADFHREVGMKALLEKDVRKECLFEEGNSAGSVKKFGNDFSKKRIRGGNNHHQHHHVSYIIPVSNSIHATPDYQQSTRQQAPPLNEQNQSRKPNFDPIPMTYTELFPALIHKNLVQTRSPPPIPEKIPWWYNADVTCAFHQDAPGHSLEDCWALKVEVQRLTRAGILSFRDIGPDVQANSLPKHE from the coding sequence atggaaagtatcaaacaagagattcttgaactccgcaaagaggtggttactttgaaggctggtatggagcatctgactgctctggttgaggctctagttgctgcccaagtcaatcctcctatgatggaagaaaggatggcaaaggtctttcttgaaactctgaactcgttctttcccaaggggacagtagtcagtacacctgctgacttccacagagaggtgggtatgaaagcgcttctagaaaaggatgtccgaaaggaatgtttgtttgaagaaggtaactcagctggaagtgtgaagaagtttggtaatgacttttcaaagaagagaatcaggggaggaaacaatcatcatcaacatcatcatgtttcctatatcattcctgtatccaattcaatTCATGCAACTCCAGATTATCAGCAAAGTACTCGTCAACAAGCTCCTCCACTGAATGAGCAAAATCAATCTCGAAAgcctaattttgatcctatccctatgacctacacagaattgttccctgctctaattcataagaatttggttcagacaaggtcaccacctccaattccagagaagattccatggtggtacaatgctgatgttacttgcgcttttcatcaggatgctcccggacacagtttagaagattgttgggctctaaaggttgaagttcaaagattgactcgtgctggtattttgtctttccgagacattggccctgatgttcaagccaattctttgccaaagcatgaatga